The DNA region tttttgtatggacagctgccaaatttgtatggaaatttatatggacaaactaatgatgcaaaaaggcttctttgggcataacaaaggcaccaaaaaagtttcggccggattaaaaaatacaaaaattaaaattcaaaaaaaagatcgatttcgtagagggcTGCTCTGGATTGAAAAATTAAGCTaatcaaaacaaatacaaattaaatcaaaaaccaTCAACCATTGCTAATGAGAAACTTCAATATTTACAACAATATTTACAGGTCCCTGCGCTACAAAAGTACGGCAACCCAAAGAGCGAGGACAACGCCCACAAGGAGGTGGACAACTTTCCGTCCAACATTTACAGCAAGTACGACAACACCCAGAAGAAGGCGAAAGATATCTTCGACGTGAGTTTTATGCTCGTTTAAATCTGCTATGTCATAACTATTTGATTTTCTTCAGACTAAACCCCTGCTCGACACCATCCGCGAATCGGACAAGTACGGAAATGAGGGTGACCATTTCTACTTCATCACGAAACCCTTGGTCCAGATAACGGAGAAGGTGTCCAACTCGATCAACAAGGTGCTGGCGGTAAGTTGAACTGATTAATTTGCGGATACACGTGATGAGTATTAATACCAAACCTTTCCAGGCTCCTCGTAATCTATTCCGGAGTGCAACCAAATCCGTTTCTGACAAGCTGAACAACGTCGGTGCTGGGCTGGTTGGACTGCGAAAATAAACCCGGTGACCTGGAGCGTATTGTAGTGTAGATGTAACATTTTTAGACTGAACTGTTAGgataacatttttgtaaataaaatagAGTTGATTTTTCACAACTGAAGCTCGGTGGCTCTCCGAAAAGGCAATATTATTTTGCAGATGTTTTTCTCTTTTTGTGGGTTCATCATTCCATGCTAGAAAAAACGTAAACAACATCacattttctggattttttatcaatttcgatTCAGATTCGATTCGGCTTGTGGAATCTTTTAATAGTATATCTTttcttatcttaaaaaaaaactataaacttcACATTAATTAATAGCATCGCTAACCCAGTTCATTCAGTGGGGGGGACCATCAACCGGCTTTCAAAACCAGGCTTGCCCAAGGTCGTCGTTTGCGCTTATCGAAAGCGCTGGTTAAAGATCAACAAGCGCGCGTGTCGTACCCATCAATACCAACGAAAAGCAAAACTTTGATTCGGGTGAATCTCGGCGCGAGTTCGTGGAATGAACCACCCCACACGTGGCATGCCATGGAAACGAAAATGAACCGTTGACTTCTTTGCCGTTAACGCGAAAGAAACCTACGCGCGCGCGAATCCCCCACTGACTGGCTGGCACGCGTGAAGAAACAGACAAAATGAAGCCCCTGTCGCGTGTGTAGCGGCTGCTGTGTTTGCACTGTGCGAAATCTGCACGCTTTGTCGGTGTTGTGCTCTCTTGTTGAGAATGTTATTGACACATTCTCCGAGCTGGTATACCAGTGCGataatttgaaaacttgattgcatttttgttacttttgagttgttgatgcagtttagttcaaaatcgtgtgctcttttaacatccagtactttgttctagaaatcaggaggaaatcccgttgtttcgtgaaaatttaacttgtagccttatgtgtgggacaaacttgtttaGCGTTTtgttcagcttgctgtttttggatAAGAGATATTAATGCGAACATGGAACACATGTTTGAATACCAAAAGTTGCATCGTTCTATTACGAAAATACCAAAACATGTAtaagtcatcgctgaaattggaaagttatcgcagttttagtgaaaaaagataattttttgccgatttcatcATATTTCCAAttctgcgcgtggcgcgtcaaaaaatccagttttttccaaaaaaaaaatataattcggaCGGATAGACATCGCcaattgttgttgttaattcatttatttctggcagctttaacctttttGGTCATTCGCTACCCTTGTCCGacaaaagtattttcaaacataagctctttggtccagacacggtcaaaacgccattttaagttttcatacaactTTTTGAAATGATTGGCTGTTTTCAAAACATGACGTAATATATTACCAAGAAAACATTGTAGTGTTGCTTGAAAGATACTTTTCAGCTTTTTAATTGGTTTAATTTTACACGATTCTTCATATCAACTAAACACATGCAAatcaatctgatcttctacaacagtgtttctcaaccagtGAGAAATTCCTCCCTGGGGGGGAATTTGGCCAGTTTGGGGGGGGGGAATGAGGATGCAATAGAAATTCTTTGTTTTGAACGTTTttgctaaaaactaaaaatttctaaggcacttttataaacaaaaaaaaaaataataaattttttgtgaaatatgtgaattttcttgcttttttgtggttttactttgaaaaatgtctaaaatataACGGGCAAAAACTTAAATATGTGAATGAACATCAagagattcaaaaaaaaaatgttatagttttaaaatttagctGTACCTAATGTCGGGGGTACAGAATTCATTGACATTCCTTCAAACATGAAcagtgcattatttttttttttcctcaggtTCTGTTTTTTTCGGTTGTAAGCTAATCTTAATGTTTTATATCAGAGATTTTTGTTTAAGATTTAAtggctgtttaaatttttctttagaCATTTGCATTCCATTGACCATGagcagtagcgtggttcacgtttctatgaaaaagacaaaagttgttattttgtcttgcatcaaccggaatttcgttcttttatgtccccagaagcactcctgaaaatttggaggctggccccttcaaaagccaccatctaaaagtatctgtatctttaaagggtcacttcctagcttgttggtatgttctacaaagttgttccccagttcaaaacctatctcctactataagaatcaagtcatttcatcgatttatataaaaaaaaatcctaatacaatgtaaaaaaagatagtttcccatggaaaataaatcaaaatcccatataaatttcaaattaaaactggagctcctagaccttaccaaatgggctcaaattttcaggagtgcttctggggacataaaagaacgaaattccggttgatgcaagacaaaataacaacttttgtctttttcatagaaacgtgaaccacgctaatgagCAGGTtataaaaaattgttataacaaATCGCtgaaaaatttgttattttattgttgaaaaatattttgtaatgaaaaaaaatgtaattccatATAAATTAAAGCCAAAATTATGATTATTGTGAATTGATACTAAATTTATGATTGAAGGGGGGAATGAAGGTCTTGAAAATAATCCAAGGGGGGAATTGGtcgaaaaaggttgagaaccgctgttCTACAATGACAATGCTGCGGTGATGCGATTCTGTACTAAAATCGCAGACCGCAGGTCGCATGTtctaaattttgatataaatgaaaattttcgcagGATTTCTACGTTGACAGTTCCAAAtgtttgtggtttggttgagcgttttagcagaatgcattactgtgaatacaaaaagacgagttgttccttttaattccgctatatatttttaatatcttgacagatacgtatttcgtctactacttgcagacttcatcagtgttctgttctcgactcgagacgaaatacgtatctgtcaagatattaaaaatatatagcggaattaaaaggaacaactcgtctctttgtattcacagttcCAAATGGGATATCACAGCAACCAACGCAGCCCATTGTAGATACTCGCAGGAAAGTCTGCGTATTTATAACGCAAATTGTTCACATCTGTCATCGCGGTGCAGCGTAGGATCGCAGCAGTTTCCCGATGTAGATCAGGCATAAAgaacgtcacgctctaggggggtttgtccgtccgtgtggatcaatcgtaCCGCGCAATGGACTCACCATCcaaaggtcgccggttcgaatctcgcggcggacgctctaaaattctttgtgtaaatatgggtattcagcgccctcgctccgtgccatatttttatacacttaggagcccagagcGGGGAAGTCCTTATAGACAAAAGGAAGaaactagtggttggtactagcaatggtggccgaccgctataaagtcaacttcgtttctaTTCCAGCCCTTGATTCTAGCTTCCTTTTTTAAGatacaacacagaaaaaaatcaattctcgaaaccgtgaagtcagttaacgattatgagaaccacgaaggaatatattcacgtttatggtgcaaatgcaccatactcatgaataaattccttcgtggatctcacattcgtgaacttaattcacgattacgggaattgattttttactgtgaacctcaaagctctgctgaaaaaaaaattcgcactCGTATCAGGTAAAAAAAATACCGCGAGCGATGAGCAATTGCGCTCATAAAATATATGAGCAAACATGAGCACGAggaaacgtgagctagctcgcgtagCACTACTTCTCACTGCGCTTATGGCTTATTTACcgtctgagcagttctctacgaaatcggtctttttttagaattttaattttttgtattttttaatccggctgaaacttttttggagccttcggtatgcccaaagaagccattttgcatcattagcttgtccatataattttccatacaaatttggcagctgtccatacaaaaatgatatgtaaagtaaatctttcccagttcctgaggggaacacccttgaagagtatcggggccggcatttacaaagcggattcagtggcagtttctttctcaacttaatgttaacatggtaaggttaatgttaacattccataggtcgcctccctaaggtgtcgtgataaggtccagtgaTATGTGTGTgaagattcaaaaatctgcatcttttgaagtaattttttgatcgatttaactttttcttacaaaacttgatttgcaaaaaaactatttttaattgaggcataagcataagcataggtgcccacccgcagttgctactccgttattgaccaggacctccagaagttacatccacgagccgtggaagataagtgggagctatctttcctcgcttcgcaacttttcaaaggcccctatcatgctgatcaataccagcgccggccacgaccagtggtagggtcacggggaagtggatgggaatgttagtccgatacttgagtgatagagaccgcccaatcgactgcatctccgacaaagtatcacatgagttttgagggggttagtagatgggtatgaggtcaggattcacaagtggcagtgatgtgaccatgagcattttgtttatcggttgaaaatgtcaaatcttaggcagccggctgcggaaagatagataattgattatttaaaaagttttttttttatcgaacgcgtgccagccgagcagtagtgctatgggctggacttatcagtatatttttactgtttttacaatttagaaaacgcgagcaaatttcaaaaatagtaaataaatgacgctttactcttcataaaatcgatagtttgatgagttaataacTGCcggttggaataaatttttacgatcatttacgacgaaaattatcgcgaaaaaacaggactgcgcattcccagaagcactgcacttatgatgtcattattcaattataataaccaatcaccccatgcacacaaacagcgacacaaaagaaatgaaaataagcatgcaaaaacaagacagcgcgtccccgtgggcaGCGCACtaatcatttgcaaaaaaactatttttattttttttatttttttatgtgttttagaggacatcaaatggcaacttttcagaaatttcgagaatgggcaaaaaatctgtgaccgagttatgtttttttgaatcaatacaattttttggtaacttttttcaatttttctcaaaatagtcgcagttattgattttttaaaaatagtgcccatgtttgcccacttttgaaaaaaatatttgtgaaaagctgagaatattctctatattttgcttattcggattttgtcgatacgacccttagttgctgagatattgccatgcaaagggtcaaaaacaagaaaattgatgatttctaagtctcacccaaacaacccaccattttctaatgtcgatatctcagcaactaatggtccgatttacaatgttaaaatataaaacatttgtgaaattttccgttcttttccaaaaaatattttcaggaatcaatcaaaagggcgtaaaattgcatgtttggtccttttgaaatgttagtcttgatttaaaattttaaattaaaaataaaaaaatcaccaatttttttattaccgtgtatcattttttcaatgtagtctttat from Culex quinquefasciatus strain JHB chromosome 3, VPISU_Cqui_1.0_pri_paternal, whole genome shotgun sequence includes:
- the LOC6043340 gene encoding uncharacterized protein LOC6043340, translating into MSPHWRVISTMTVIAVMSSVQVHSHPLGTKTFATQNSDDSEFRDKAYDEDFKKVTWVGDVPVPALQKYGNPKSEDNAHKEVDNFPSNIYSKYDNTQKKAKDIFDTKPLLDTIRESDKYGNEGDHFYFITKPLVQITEKVSNSINKVLAAPRNLFRSATKSVSDKLNNVGAGLVGLRK